A portion of the Oryzias melastigma strain HK-1 linkage group LG1, ASM292280v2, whole genome shotgun sequence genome contains these proteins:
- the naa15b gene encoding N-alpha-acetyltransferase 15, NatA auxiliary subunit b, which produces MPSVTLPPKENALFKRILRCYEHKQYRNGLKFCKQILYNPKFAEHGETLAMKGLTLNCLGKKEEAYELVRRGLRNDLRSHVCWHVYGLLQRSDKKYEEAIKCYRNALKWDKDNLQILRDLSLLQIQMRDLEGYRETRYQLLQLRPAQRASWIGYAIAYHLLEDYEMAAKIIEEFRKTQQMSPDKVDYEYSELLLYQNQVLREAGLYKEALEHLCSYEKQICDKLAVEETRGELLLKLERLEEATEVYHRLQERNPENWSYYHGLENALKPGSVEERHKIYEEVWEKFPKGLVPRRLPLSFLTGEQFRECLDRYLRLNFSKGCPPVFTTLKSLYSNPDKVAIIEELVVGYETCLKSCRMFSPNDDGKEEPPTTLLWVQYFLAQHYDMIGQQTLALEYINAAIESTPTLIELFLVKAKIYKHAGNIKEAAQWMDEAQALDTADRFINSKCAKYMLKAGMIKEAEEMCSKFTREGTSAVENLNEMQCMWFQTECALAYKAMNKFGEALKKCHEIERHFVEITDDQFDFHTYCMRKMTLRSYVDLLKLEDVLRMHPFYCKAATTAIQIYLSLHDNPQTDDSKELQADTTNLSDKELKKLRNKQRRAQKKAQLEEEKKNAEKEKQLKNQKKKKDDDDEEIGGPKEELIPEKLVKVENPLEEAIKFLMPLKQLVKEKIDTHLLAFEIYFRKEKYLLMLQSLKRALAINPDHPWLHQCLVRFLKGVSESKDLPEVVRTVLKQEITRLFGDSNAKSFNQAYLAKHSNSIPHRLAAAKMMVYLDSSTETKAAELVTALDEELKNRTIKNCTEVLECLRSGVLGDCKEQTESYRAECHKLYPYTLAFMPPGYEESTKIANGDVSTETEELANEM; this is translated from the exons CGATGTTACGAGCACAAACAGTACAGAAATGGGCTCAAATTCTGCAAACAAATCCTCTACAACCCCAAGTTTGCTGAGCATGGAG AGACGCTGGCGATGAAGGGCTTGACCCTGAATTGTCTTGGAAAGAAAGAGGAAGCCTACGAGTTGGTGAGAAGAGGTCTGCGCAACGACCTCAGGAGCCATGTTT GCTGGCACGTCTACGGTCTTCTGCAGCGCTCGGACAAGAAGTACGAAGAGGCCATCAAGTGTTATCGCAATGCTCTGAAGTGGGACAAGGACAACCTGCAGATCCTCAGGGACCTGTCCCTGCTGCAGATCCAGATGAGAGACCTGGAGGGCTACAGG GAAACCCGGTaccagctcctgcagctgcGTCCAGCCCAGCGGGCCTCCTGGATCGGCTACGCCATCGCCTATCACCTCCTGGAAGATTACGAGATGGCAGCAAAGATCATCGAGGAGTTCAGGAAAACACAGCAG ATGTCTCCAGACAAAGTGGACTACGAGTACAGCGAGCTGCTGCTCTACCAGAACCAGGTGCTGAGGGAAGCGGGTCTGTACAAAGAGGCTCTGGAGCATCTGTGCAGCTACGAGAAGCAGATCTGTGATAAACTAGCGGTGGAGGAGACGCGCG GAGAGTTACTGTTGAAGCTGGAACGCCTAGAAGAGGCGACGGAGGTTTACCACCGCCTGCAGGAGAGGAACCCAGAGAACTGGTCCTACTACCACGGTCTGGAGAACGCTCTCAAACCAG gCAGTGTGGAGGAAAGACATAAGATCTATGAAGAAGTGTGGGAGAAGTTTCCTAAAGGACTGGTCCCTCGAAGGCTGCCCCTCAGTTTCCTCACTG GAGAGCAGTTTAGAGAATGTTTGGACCGGTATCTGAGGCTGAACTTCAGCAAAGGCTGTCCGCCCGTCTTCACCACACTGAAATCCCTGTACAGCAACCCGGACAAG GTGGCGATCATAGAGGAGTTGGTCGTCGGCTATGAAACTTGTTTGAAAAGTTGTCGAATGTTCAGCCCAAATG ACGACGGGAAGGAGGAGCCTCCCACCACATTACTGTGGGTGCAGTACTTCCTGGCCCAGCACTACGACATGATCGGCCAGCAGACGCTGGCTCTAGAATACATCAACGCTGCCATCGAGAGCACGCCTACGCTCATTGAGCTCTTCCTGGTCAAAGCTAAGATTTATAAG CACGCTGGGAACATCAAAGAGGCCGCTCAGTGGATGGATGAGGCGCAGGCTCTGGACACCGCCGACAGATTCATCAACTCCAAGTGTGCCAAGTACATGCTGAAGGCTGGCATGATCAAGGAGGCGGAGGAGATGTGCTCCAAGTTCACTCGG GAGGGAACTTCAGCGGTGGAGAACCTGAACGAGATGCAGTGCATGTGGTTCCAGACTGAATGTGCGCTCGCCTACAAAGCCATGAACAAATTTGGAGAAGCCCTCAAGAAGTGCCATGAGATCGAAAGG CATTTTGTGGAGATCACGGACGACCAGTTTGACTTCCACACCTACTGCATGAGGAAGATGACGCTTCGCTCGTACGTGGACCTCCTGAAGCTGGAAGACGTCCTCCGCATGCATCCCTTCTACTGCAAAGCTGCCACCACAGCCATTCAGATCTACCTGAGCCTCCACGACAATCCCCAGACTGACGACAGCAAAGAGCTGCAGGCTGACACCA CAAACCTCTCTGACAAAGAACTGAAGAAGCTGAGGAACAAACAGCGGAGAGCGCAGAAGAAGGCTCAGCtggaagaggagaagaagaatgcagagaaagagaagcagctgaaaaaccagaagaagaaaaaggacgACGATGACGAGGAAATCGGAGGGCCGAAGGAGGAGCTCATCCCTGAGAAACTAGTCAAG GTAGAAAATCCCTTGGAGGAGGCCATCAAGTTCCTAATGCCTCTCAAACAGCTGGTGAAAGAAAAAATCGACACTCACCTGCTGGCCTTTGAGATCTACTTCAGGAAAG agAAATATCTGTTGATGCTCCAGTCGTTGAAGAGAGCGTTGGCCATCAACCCCGACCACCCGTGGCTTCACCAGTGTCTAGTACGCTTCCTTAAAGGAG TGTCTGAGAGCAAAGATCTGCCCGAGGTGGTGAGGACGGTGCTGAAGCAGGAGATCACTCGGCTCTTTGGAGACAGCAACGCTAAGAGCTTCAACCAGGCCTACCTCGCCAAACACTCCAACTCCATACCGCACCGACTGGCTG CCGCTAAGATGATGGTGTACCTGGACTCGTCAACGGAAACAAAGGCAGCCGAGCTGGTCACTGCACTGGACGAGGAGCTGAAGAACAGAACCATCAAA AACTGTACAGAGGTCCTGGAGTGTCTTCGGAGCGGCGTCCTGGGCGACTGCAAGGAGCAGACGGAGTCTTACCGCGCCGAGTGCCACAAGCTTTACCCATACACTTTAGCTTTCATGCCCCCCGGATACGAGGAGAGCACCAAGATCGCCAACGGAGACGTGTCCACCGAGACGGAGGAGCTAGCCAACGAGATGTGA